In Halobacillus amylolyticus, the following proteins share a genomic window:
- a CDS encoding GNAT family N-acetyltransferase yields the protein MAGQLFEFVELAVAPGRRKKGIGRMLHDELLKTTNHATSILTTSTDNLPAIQLYKQCSWQVVKDCAAVIPNLPPLVIMGKELWKEEVK from the coding sequence TTGGCTGGACAACTGTTTGAATTTGTAGAACTGGCTGTGGCCCCTGGCCGTAGAAAGAAGGGCATTGGACGTATGCTTCATGATGAATTATTAAAGACCACAAATCACGCCACTTCCATCTTGACTACATCTACTGATAATCTCCCAGCGATCCAATTGTATAAGCAGTGCTCCTGGCAAGTTGTGAAAGACTGTGCAGCCGTCATTCCTAATCTTCCTCCCTTAGTGATCATGGGAAAAGAACTGTGGAAAGAGGAAGTTAAATGA
- a CDS encoding lysine N(6)-hydroxylase/L-ornithine N(5)-oxygenase family protein, with amino-acid sequence MEQQDKMYDLIGVGVGPFNLSLAALLDDIDSVDNLFFEQKDTFDWHPGMLIEGTKMQVPFIADLVTMADPTNKHSFLNYINENERMYQFYFLQRLDIPRREYNEYCQWVTRRLPSCKFGQRVTGVHHINDNEEYFKVEVLNLATNQTSEFKSRHLVMGTGSVPVMPKSFKDLPAEDVFHTADFLPNRERCRNAKSITVVGSGQSAAETFRELLKEQQDYGYRLDWITRSSGFASMEESKLSLEHFSPDYVNYFYQLPQKQKDEIFATQGLYYKGISNHTINDIYNLLYEYSVGCDELDVGLQVLSEVKNIKPRQDSNGYEITCYHTQKKQEFTHESDVVITATGYKPNVPDFVHYLGDFLEWDEEGRYRVEADYRLKKTDDSTNEIYVHSGISHTHGVGSTNLGLSVHRNKVIINHLMDREVYSIPQKNIFQNFGL; translated from the coding sequence ATGGAACAACAAGACAAAATGTACGACTTAATCGGGGTGGGAGTAGGCCCCTTTAACTTGAGTCTGGCCGCACTCTTAGATGACATAGACAGTGTCGATAATCTTTTTTTCGAACAAAAAGACACCTTCGATTGGCACCCAGGTATGCTTATAGAAGGCACGAAAATGCAAGTCCCCTTCATTGCAGACCTCGTAACCATGGCCGACCCAACCAATAAACACAGCTTTCTCAACTACATTAACGAAAACGAACGCATGTACCAATTCTATTTCTTACAGCGACTTGACATCCCACGACGTGAATATAATGAATATTGCCAATGGGTCACCCGCAGGCTCCCTAGCTGCAAGTTCGGCCAACGCGTCACCGGCGTACACCACATCAATGACAATGAAGAATACTTCAAAGTAGAAGTACTCAACCTCGCTACCAACCAAACAAGCGAATTTAAGTCACGGCACCTCGTTATGGGCACAGGCTCCGTTCCTGTTATGCCAAAGTCGTTTAAGGACCTCCCTGCTGAAGACGTGTTCCACACAGCAGATTTCCTCCCTAACCGAGAACGTTGCCGAAACGCTAAGTCAATTACCGTCGTTGGCTCCGGTCAGAGCGCCGCCGAAACCTTCCGCGAGCTATTGAAAGAACAGCAGGATTACGGTTACAGGCTCGACTGGATTACCCGCTCATCAGGCTTCGCTTCGATGGAAGAGTCCAAGCTGAGCCTCGAGCACTTTTCACCAGATTATGTGAATTACTTTTACCAATTGCCGCAAAAGCAAAAAGACGAGATTTTTGCTACACAAGGGTTATATTATAAGGGAATCAGTAATCACACGATTAATGACATTTACAATCTCTTATATGAATACTCTGTAGGCTGTGACGAGCTTGATGTCGGACTTCAGGTGCTAAGCGAAGTGAAGAATATTAAGCCTAGACAAGACAGCAATGGCTATGAAATTACCTGTTATCACACGCAAAAAAAGCAAGAATTTACACACGAAAGTGATGTTGTGATTACGGCAACCGGCTACAAGCCTAATGTGCCAGACTTCGTTCATTATTTAGGCGACTTTCTCGAATGGGATGAAGAAGGACGTTATAGGGTTGAAGCGGACTATCGACTGAAGAAAACAGATGACTCAACAAATGAAATCTATGTTCACAGCGGGATTTCTCATACGCACGGTGTTGGTTCAACCAATCTTGGTTTGTCGGTTCACCGAAATAAAGTAATCATTAATCATTTGATGGATCGTGAAGTGTATTCGATCCCGCAAAAAAACATCTTCCAAAACTTTGGACTATAA
- the argC gene encoding N-acetyl-gamma-glutamyl-phosphate reductase produces MKIGIVGATGYGGVELFRLLSSHPSIQSITLYSSSQAGENVNEIYSHLNTIQDQLQPLEPEHMKEELDVIFLATPAGVSSELTPDLIGKKAKVIDLSGDLRLLSQDSYKQWYKKEAAPDSVVQQAVYGLPEWNRSAIKSAKVIANPGCFPTAALLGLGPLINERLLDPSRIIIDAKTGVSGAGKNPSAITHFAHTQENLQIYKVNQHQHIPEIEQQLTIWNEAVSPVTFSTHLIPMTRGIMATMYGELTKDVSAQQLHDCYQAYYGEHPFIRVRKQGQYPSTKDVYASNYCDMAIAVDERTQRVTIVSVIDNLMKGAASQAVQNMNLVMGIEETTGLLHVPVYP; encoded by the coding sequence TTGAAAATAGGAATCGTTGGAGCCACTGGATATGGCGGAGTAGAGCTTTTTAGATTGTTATCCTCACATCCTTCTATTCAGTCCATTACTTTATATTCTTCCTCGCAAGCAGGGGAGAACGTGAACGAGATATACAGCCATTTGAATACGATACAAGATCAACTGCAGCCATTAGAGCCAGAACATATGAAGGAAGAACTGGATGTCATTTTTCTAGCTACACCTGCTGGCGTGTCAAGCGAGCTAACCCCAGACCTTATTGGAAAAAAAGCGAAAGTGATCGACTTATCCGGAGACCTTCGCCTCCTAAGCCAGGATTCTTATAAACAATGGTACAAGAAAGAGGCAGCTCCTGATTCAGTGGTTCAACAAGCGGTTTATGGTTTGCCGGAATGGAACAGGTCAGCGATTAAATCAGCGAAAGTCATTGCAAATCCCGGATGTTTTCCAACTGCTGCCTTGCTGGGACTTGGCCCTTTGATAAATGAGAGGCTGTTAGATCCAAGCCGAATCATCATTGATGCGAAGACGGGAGTGTCTGGTGCGGGGAAAAATCCAAGCGCGATTACTCATTTTGCTCATACACAGGAAAATTTGCAAATTTACAAGGTCAATCAGCATCAGCACATTCCAGAAATTGAGCAACAGCTTACGATTTGGAATGAAGCAGTATCGCCTGTCACCTTTTCCACTCATTTGATCCCGATGACGAGAGGAATTATGGCAACGATGTACGGAGAGCTGACAAAGGATGTATCCGCTCAACAGCTGCATGATTGTTACCAAGCCTATTATGGCGAACATCCTTTTATTAGAGTTAGGAAACAAGGGCAATATCCTTCCACAAAGGATGTTTATGCGTCGAATTATTGCGATATGGCTATAGCCGTTGATGAGCGTACACAGCGAGTAACGATTGTTTCTGTAATTGACAACTTAATGAAAGGGGCGGCGAGCCAGGCTGTCCAAAATATGAATCTAGTAATGGGGATAGAGGAAACGACAGGGCTCCTTCATGTTCCTGTTTATCCATAA
- the argJ gene encoding bifunctional ornithine acetyltransferase/N-acetylglutamate synthase — protein sequence MQATEAYTIEKVEEGTIVTPVGFTAGGLHSGLRRVKKDFGLLMSDQPASVAAVYTQSHFQAPPLKVTQESIAASGKLQAVAINSAIANACTGEQGLANAYKMRELIADRFSIRKSYVAVTSTGVIGEQLPMDKITYGAQNVYATKDGANDFQQAILTTDTKEKKTCYQLIIDGETVTIAGAAKGSGMIHPNMATMLGFITTDATVESEYLQTALSHSIEKSFNQITVDGETSTNDMVLALANGSIANNSLTPQHPDWPAFQQALQLVCEDLAKQIAKDGEGATKLIEVNVTGAASNEEARIIAKNVVGSNLVKTAVYGMDANWGRIVGAIGYSEAKVDADRCSISIEDQLVFSQGTPCPFSEEQAKQDMSKEKVTIAIGLNEGDGLGTAWGCDLTYDYVKINASYRT from the coding sequence ATGCAAGCAACGGAGGCATACACGATTGAAAAGGTGGAAGAAGGAACGATTGTAACGCCTGTAGGGTTTACGGCGGGTGGCCTGCATAGTGGCCTTAGGCGTGTGAAAAAAGATTTCGGCTTACTTATGAGCGATCAGCCTGCCTCCGTCGCAGCTGTTTATACGCAAAGTCATTTTCAGGCACCTCCCCTTAAAGTAACGCAAGAGAGCATCGCCGCTTCAGGTAAACTGCAGGCTGTTGCCATTAATAGTGCCATAGCGAACGCCTGTACAGGTGAACAGGGCCTTGCAAATGCCTATAAAATGAGAGAACTGATCGCTGATCGCTTCTCTATTCGAAAATCATACGTGGCTGTCACCTCAACGGGTGTAATAGGGGAACAGCTCCCGATGGATAAAATCACTTATGGGGCTCAGAACGTGTATGCAACAAAGGATGGGGCCAACGATTTTCAACAAGCGATTTTGACAACAGATACAAAAGAGAAGAAGACTTGTTATCAGCTGATTATCGATGGTGAAACAGTGACGATCGCAGGGGCAGCGAAAGGGTCTGGAATGATTCACCCTAATATGGCTACGATGCTCGGGTTTATTACGACAGATGCAACGGTTGAATCTGAATACTTACAAACTGCTCTAAGTCATTCGATTGAAAAATCCTTTAATCAAATTACGGTCGATGGGGAGACGTCCACTAACGACATGGTGCTTGCTCTTGCGAATGGCAGCATCGCAAATAATTCCCTTACACCACAGCACCCGGATTGGCCAGCTTTTCAACAGGCGCTTCAGCTTGTTTGCGAGGATTTGGCAAAGCAAATTGCAAAGGATGGCGAAGGGGCAACGAAATTAATTGAAGTCAACGTAACAGGTGCCGCTTCAAATGAGGAAGCAAGAATTATCGCCAAGAATGTTGTCGGCTCGAACTTAGTGAAGACGGCCGTGTATGGAATGGATGCCAACTGGGGGCGGATCGTCGGTGCCATTGGCTATAGCGAGGCCAAGGTTGATGCTGATCGATGCAGCATTTCCATTGAAGATCAGCTTGTTTTCAGTCAAGGCACCCCGTGTCCTTTTTCAGAAGAGCAAGCGAAACAAGATATGAGTAAGGAAAAAGTGACGATTGCGATAGGACTCAATGAAGGTGATGGATTGGGAACGGCTTGGGGGTGCGATTTGACGTATGATTATGTCAAAATCAACGCTAGCTACCGAACGTAA
- the argB gene encoding acetylglutamate kinase produces the protein MIMSKSTLATERNQKPVVVVKLGGSMLDRLSKDFYQSFMELRKHYHCVIVHGGGPAITSMLDRLKIESEFHEGSRKSTKEILEVVEMTMGGKVNAQITSKLGRQSIRAIGIKGSDASLLTARLIDQEKWGYVGEVEQVETDLLLRLLEADYLPVLAPLGKTQDGQTVNINADLAAAAVAKAMNAEKLLFVTDVLGIMRQGAVMEETTPEEITSLIENGWIYGGMIPKVQSAVDALSDQLEEVMIVSGEQPLIQKNQMVGTKIRSKRKEGIE, from the coding sequence ATGATTATGTCAAAATCAACGCTAGCTACCGAACGTAATCAGAAGCCTGTTGTGGTGGTGAAACTTGGTGGGAGTATGCTTGATCGATTGTCGAAAGACTTTTACCAAAGCTTTATGGAGCTGCGCAAACATTATCACTGTGTCATTGTTCATGGCGGGGGCCCGGCGATCACGTCGATGCTTGACCGGCTGAAAATTGAATCCGAGTTCCATGAGGGTTCTAGAAAGAGTACGAAAGAGATCCTTGAAGTGGTTGAGATGACGATGGGTGGAAAGGTGAACGCGCAAATCACTTCGAAGCTTGGGCGCCAGTCGATTCGGGCAATTGGTATAAAGGGATCGGATGCATCGTTGTTAACGGCTCGCTTGATTGATCAGGAGAAATGGGGATATGTCGGAGAGGTGGAACAGGTAGAAACAGATCTGCTGCTCCGCTTACTTGAAGCAGATTACCTGCCTGTCCTTGCCCCACTTGGAAAAACCCAAGACGGGCAAACCGTTAATATTAATGCAGATCTTGCAGCGGCAGCTGTAGCCAAGGCTATGAATGCTGAGAAATTATTGTTTGTAACAGATGTTCTTGGAATAATGCGTCAAGGTGCTGTCATGGAGGAAACTACGCCAGAAGAGATCACTTCACTGATTGAAAATGGCTGGATATACGGCGGAATGATTCCGAAGGTGCAGTCAGCTGTAGATGCGCTGTCTGATCAGCTTGAGGAAGTGATGATTGTCAGTGGAGAACAGCCACTGATTCAGAAGAACCAAATGGTCGGGACGAAGATTCGATCAAAGCGAAAGGAGGGGATCGAATGA
- a CDS encoding acetylornithine transaminase, with amino-acid sequence MSLFPTYNRFPLTLVSGNGTTVMDDQGKEYLDFVSGIAVCNLGHRPPAVQQAMEEQLNKLWHVSNLYEIPLQQQAAELLTNVTNLDYVFFCNSGAEANEAAIKLARKHTGKEKIITFKHSFHGRTFATMSATGQDKVHKGFGALLPTFEYLPYNDVEALKYLQADDAAAIMVEVIQGEGGVVAGTTAFLDAVQKKCQEIGALLIIDEVQTGIGRTGAPFAYQHAELDPDIVTSAKGLGSGFPVGAMIGKEPLANSFNPGSHGSTFGGNPLGMAAVKATLDTIFNYHFLKEVEERGTFFQKELQTRLLPLAPVREIRGQGLMIGIEVNVPVPAIIEELREQGLLAVPAGAQVVRLLPPLNVSYEELQTAVQQLEFVLKQSKYTTQAKANVENTTH; translated from the coding sequence ATGAGTTTATTTCCAACCTATAATCGATTTCCACTGACACTCGTGTCGGGGAATGGAACAACAGTCATGGATGATCAAGGGAAAGAATACTTGGATTTTGTTTCAGGTATTGCCGTGTGCAACCTGGGCCACCGACCTCCAGCCGTTCAACAAGCTATGGAGGAGCAGCTTAATAAATTGTGGCACGTATCGAATTTGTATGAGATCCCTCTACAACAGCAAGCAGCAGAGCTCCTAACGAACGTGACAAATTTAGATTATGTGTTCTTTTGTAATAGTGGAGCAGAGGCGAATGAAGCAGCGATCAAGCTGGCACGAAAACATACAGGCAAAGAGAAGATCATCACCTTTAAGCACTCCTTTCATGGCCGAACTTTCGCCACGATGAGTGCAACAGGGCAAGATAAAGTTCATAAAGGCTTCGGAGCATTGCTGCCGACGTTTGAATACTTGCCATATAACGACGTGGAAGCACTAAAATATCTCCAAGCTGATGATGCAGCGGCCATTATGGTTGAGGTCATTCAAGGAGAAGGAGGCGTCGTAGCAGGAACCACTGCTTTTCTTGACGCCGTTCAGAAAAAATGTCAGGAGATCGGTGCTTTGCTCATTATTGACGAAGTACAAACAGGAATCGGCCGTACAGGCGCACCTTTTGCGTATCAGCATGCGGAACTAGATCCTGATATTGTAACCTCCGCAAAAGGCCTTGGGAGCGGCTTTCCCGTTGGAGCAATGATCGGAAAGGAACCACTAGCTAACTCCTTTAATCCAGGTTCACACGGTTCAACATTTGGAGGAAACCCACTCGGTATGGCTGCCGTGAAAGCGACGCTTGACACGATCTTTAATTATCATTTCCTAAAGGAAGTGGAGGAACGAGGAACCTTTTTTCAAAAGGAATTGCAAACGCGGCTGCTTCCTTTGGCACCTGTTCGTGAAATACGCGGCCAAGGATTAATGATTGGTATCGAAGTGAACGTACCAGTTCCGGCCATCATTGAGGAGCTGAGGGAGCAAGGCTTACTAGCCGTCCCTGCAGGAGCTCAAGTCGTACGCCTATTGCCACCTTTAAATGTGTCCTATGAGGAACTCCAAACAGCAGTCCAGCAACTTGAATTCGTACTCAAACAAAGCAAGTACACAACTCAAGCGAAAGCTAATGTTGAAAATACAACCCATTAA
- a CDS encoding carbamoyl phosphate synthase small subunit encodes MQKGYLTLQDGQQFQGEASEDWADPIEGEIVFFTGMTGYQEVLTDPSYQDQIVVFTYPLIGNYGINEDDFESSKPQVKGVVMLQCADTASHYKATTSLKKYLQKASVPFLTAVDTREVTKAIRTGGTRQAALATTPAKPEGLPGKKQIYQAKGEKINTYGQGTEHIVLIDFGFKHSILTRLLEKGARVTVVPFTEIHAIDELNPDGVVLSNGPGDPKDTAPFLPKLKTVLESYPTLGICLGHQVIALTFGGDTKKLSFGHRGANHPVKDLETGRVFLTSQNHNYVVDEDSLENIALHPCFTHVNDQSVEGLKHESLPILSAQFHPEAKPGPEDALWLFDDFFELVTTTKGEKAYV; translated from the coding sequence ATGCAAAAAGGATATCTTACCTTACAAGACGGTCAACAGTTTCAGGGCGAAGCATCTGAAGATTGGGCTGACCCCATTGAAGGAGAAATCGTCTTTTTCACCGGTATGACTGGATATCAAGAGGTGTTGACAGATCCATCCTATCAAGACCAAATCGTCGTCTTCACCTACCCGCTAATCGGGAATTACGGCATCAATGAAGATGATTTCGAAAGCAGCAAACCACAAGTGAAAGGTGTTGTCATGCTTCAATGCGCTGATACAGCGTCACATTACAAAGCGACGACTTCACTCAAAAAATATCTTCAAAAAGCAAGTGTCCCTTTTTTAACAGCCGTCGATACTCGTGAAGTTACAAAAGCGATCCGCACAGGAGGGACCCGCCAAGCAGCACTGGCAACGACACCAGCCAAGCCTGAAGGTCTTCCTGGCAAAAAGCAGATTTACCAGGCTAAAGGCGAGAAAATAAACACCTACGGCCAAGGGACCGAACACATCGTGTTAATCGACTTTGGCTTCAAACATTCGATTTTAACCCGTCTTTTAGAAAAAGGTGCTCGCGTGACGGTTGTTCCATTCACTGAAATCCATGCGATAGATGAACTCAATCCAGATGGTGTCGTTCTCTCAAACGGTCCAGGAGATCCAAAGGACACCGCACCCTTTTTGCCAAAACTGAAGACCGTACTTGAATCTTATCCGACACTAGGCATTTGCCTCGGTCACCAAGTGATTGCCCTCACATTTGGGGGGGATACGAAAAAGCTTTCCTTCGGTCATCGTGGAGCCAATCATCCTGTGAAAGATCTCGAAACAGGGAGAGTGTTTCTAACCTCACAAAACCATAATTACGTTGTGGATGAAGACAGCCTGGAAAATATAGCACTCCACCCCTGTTTTACCCATGTCAATGATCAGTCAGTAGAAGGGCTGAAACATGAAAGTTTGCCGATTTTATCTGCACAGTTTCACCCGGAAGCGAAGCCAGGACCTGAGGATGCACTATGGTTATTCGATGACTTTTTCGAGCTAGTAACAACAACGAAAGGGGAGAAAGCCTATGTCTAA
- a CDS encoding carbamoyl phosphate synthase large subunit, with amino-acid sequence MSKKILVIGSGPIVIGQAAEFDYSGTQGCLALKEEGYNVVLVNNNPATIMTDKKMADAVYCEPLTVNSIEAIIKEEKPDALLAGLGGQTALNLAVELDKHGILAAHQVELLGTSVPSIQQGEDRELFRELMSELNQPVPESEVIVSVDQAEDFAKRVGYPVISRPAYTLGGRGGGITDNEVELKDLIQNGLKASPIGQIIIEKSIAGFKEVEYEVMRDKNGTCISVCNMENFDPVGVHTGDSIVVAPSQTLTDQEYQMLRTAAFEIISELEVIGGCNVQFALDPNSQQYYVIEVNPRVSRSSALASKATGYPIAKMATKIALGYTLDELKNPLTGTTYASFEPTLDYVVVKFPRWPFDKFPQADRKLGTKMKATGEVMAIDRTLEGAFQKAVESLDQSIPALDPNNLMTHLKQPTDLRYFAILELLRQGNTVEHIHNETAIDLFFLNILKNLVHMEQSIQTYTSETLPAELLQQAKTYGFTDQSIAKLIKANEETITQLRQNYNLYPSYKMVDTCAAEFEAATNYAYATYSGINEIEPLKSDKKALIIGSGPIRIGQGVEFDYSAVKAIETLRELGWTTIMINNNPETVSTDYETADRLYFEPINKEVIEGIVAHEQIDHIYTQFGGQTAINIAAQLEEAGLPLAGVTVDTIAQLEDRDQFYSLLKSLDIPHIPGAMCHTIEEALHAASSYTYPLLCRPSYVIGGQGMVKVNSEHELKAALAETEARHYPIVLDQFLTGQEVEVDLAADGEHIFIPEVMEHVEPSGIHSGDSMAIFPSTINENVKETIKEYARRMVQHVSYKGIMNIQFLLTGDTVYVLEVNPRASRTVPIVSKVSNISLIDLVTRILAGDDSLQISKLPQPEFQHVAIKYPLFSDHALPELDHKLNANMKSTGEGMCLGQTVQEALAKVFEHLPHFYKKNVCFMETTFAHEGLPNELNFSEWIQTKDASIYVNDQQTVEAKERRIQALKYGITVFSQKETFEAYITSLHSNPYRPTPLPGVSREGVQLG; translated from the coding sequence ATGTCTAAGAAGATTCTTGTGATCGGATCAGGGCCGATTGTGATCGGGCAGGCGGCAGAGTTTGATTACTCTGGAACCCAAGGTTGTCTCGCCCTCAAAGAAGAAGGATACAATGTTGTACTTGTTAACAATAATCCGGCAACGATTATGACGGATAAAAAGATGGCAGATGCCGTTTATTGTGAACCACTTACGGTGAACAGTATCGAAGCCATTATAAAAGAAGAAAAACCAGATGCCTTACTTGCAGGACTTGGAGGACAAACGGCCTTAAACTTGGCGGTCGAGCTTGATAAGCACGGTATTTTAGCAGCTCACCAAGTGGAGCTCTTAGGTACGAGTGTACCCTCGATCCAGCAAGGAGAAGACCGTGAATTATTTCGTGAGCTGATGAGCGAACTTAACCAGCCTGTTCCCGAAAGTGAAGTAATTGTAAGCGTGGATCAAGCTGAAGACTTTGCTAAACGTGTAGGATATCCCGTCATTAGTCGCCCGGCTTATACCCTTGGCGGACGCGGAGGCGGGATTACCGATAACGAAGTGGAGTTAAAAGACCTGATTCAAAATGGCCTGAAAGCGAGCCCCATCGGTCAGATTATTATCGAGAAAAGCATCGCCGGATTTAAAGAAGTTGAATATGAAGTGATGCGCGATAAGAATGGCACATGTATTTCTGTGTGTAACATGGAAAACTTTGATCCCGTTGGTGTCCATACAGGTGATTCCATCGTAGTGGCCCCATCACAAACACTAACAGATCAAGAATATCAAATGCTCAGAACAGCGGCGTTTGAAATTATTTCTGAACTTGAGGTGATTGGCGGCTGCAACGTACAGTTCGCTCTTGATCCAAACAGTCAGCAATATTATGTTATCGAAGTCAATCCAAGGGTAAGTCGTTCCTCTGCACTTGCATCCAAAGCGACCGGCTATCCGATCGCTAAAATGGCAACAAAAATAGCTCTTGGCTATACCCTGGATGAGTTGAAAAACCCGCTGACTGGAACAACATACGCAAGCTTTGAGCCAACACTCGATTACGTTGTCGTTAAATTCCCAAGATGGCCGTTCGATAAGTTTCCTCAAGCTGACCGTAAGCTTGGTACGAAAATGAAGGCAACGGGTGAAGTGATGGCGATTGATCGTACACTCGAAGGCGCTTTTCAAAAGGCTGTTGAATCACTTGATCAGTCGATTCCAGCACTTGACCCTAACAACCTGATGACACACTTGAAACAGCCAACAGATCTGCGCTATTTCGCCATTTTAGAACTGCTTCGTCAAGGGAATACGGTGGAACATATCCACAACGAAACAGCGATCGATCTATTTTTCTTAAACATTCTGAAAAACCTTGTGCACATGGAGCAATCGATTCAAACGTACACGAGTGAAACCTTGCCAGCGGAACTTTTGCAACAGGCAAAAACCTATGGATTTACTGATCAGTCGATCGCCAAGCTGATCAAAGCGAACGAAGAAACCATCACACAACTAAGGCAAAATTACAATCTTTATCCGAGTTACAAGATGGTCGACACCTGTGCCGCTGAATTTGAAGCGGCCACCAATTATGCCTATGCTACCTATTCAGGCATAAACGAAATCGAGCCGCTCAAATCCGACAAAAAAGCACTCATCATCGGCTCTGGACCGATCCGGATCGGCCAAGGAGTCGAATTTGACTACAGTGCCGTCAAAGCCATCGAAACACTGCGAGAGCTTGGCTGGACGACGATCATGATTAACAACAATCCAGAAACCGTCAGCACCGATTACGAAACTGCCGACCGTCTCTATTTTGAACCAATCAATAAAGAAGTCATTGAAGGGATCGTCGCACACGAACAAATCGATCACATCTACACCCAATTCGGCGGCCAAACCGCGATCAACATTGCAGCCCAACTTGAAGAAGCCGGACTGCCACTTGCCGGTGTCACGGTGGATACGATCGCCCAACTTGAAGACCGTGATCAATTTTATTCACTATTAAAAAGTCTTGATATTCCGCACATTCCCGGGGCGATGTGCCACACGATAGAGGAGGCCTTGCACGCAGCAAGCTCCTATACGTATCCACTCCTGTGCCGCCCATCCTACGTCATCGGCGGCCAAGGCATGGTGAAAGTTAACAGCGAACATGAACTAAAGGCGGCTCTTGCGGAAACAGAAGCCCGTCACTATCCAATCGTGCTTGATCAATTTTTAACAGGTCAAGAAGTGGAGGTGGACTTGGCGGCTGATGGAGAGCACATTTTCATTCCGGAAGTGATGGAGCACGTTGAGCCATCAGGGATTCACTCAGGCGATAGTATGGCTATTTTTCCATCAACCATCAATGAAAACGTGAAGGAAACGATCAAAGAATATGCTCGTAGAATGGTACAGCATGTCTCGTACAAAGGCATCATGAATATTCAGTTTCTCTTAACTGGAGACACGGTTTATGTGCTCGAAGTAAATCCGCGTGCCAGCCGTACGGTGCCGATCGTTAGTAAAGTCTCAAATATTTCCTTGATCGATCTTGTGACACGCATTCTTGCCGGCGATGATTCCCTTCAAATAAGTAAACTACCACAGCCGGAATTTCAGCATGTGGCAATCAAATATCCACTATTCTCTGATCATGCTTTACCAGAGCTTGATCACAAACTGAATGCTAATATGAAGTCAACCGGTGAAGGCATGTGCCTTGGGCAGACAGTCCAGGAAGCATTGGCGAAAGTGTTCGAGCATCTGCCACACTTTTATAAGAAAAATGTTTGCTTTATGGAAACCACCTTTGCACATGAAGGGCTACCGAATGAGCTCAATTTCTCAGAATGGATCCAGACAAAAGACGCGAGTATATATGTAAATGATCAGCAAACAGTGGAAGCGAAGGAAAGAAGAATCCAAGCATTGAAATACGGGATTACCGTTTTCAGTCAAAAGGAAACTTTTGAAGCTTATATAACTTCACTGCATTCAAATCCGTATAGACCAACCCCATTACCCGGGGTTTCACGAGAAGGAGTGCAACTAGGATGA